Proteins encoded by one window of Macaca mulatta isolate MMU2019108-1 chromosome 10, T2T-MMU8v2.0, whole genome shotgun sequence:
- the LOC709331 gene encoding LOW QUALITY PROTEIN: tubulin beta-8 chain (The sequence of the model RefSeq protein was modified relative to this genomic sequence to represent the inferred CDS: inserted 1 base in 1 codon): protein MREIVFMQAGQCGNRMGVKFWETISDEHAIDSTGTYQGDNQGQLEHINVYYNEACDGRYVPRAVLVDLEPGTMDSVRSGPFGQIFRPDNFIFGQCGAGNNWAKGHYTEGAELMESVMEVVRKEAESCDWLQGFQLTHSLGGGTGSGMGTLLLSKIREEYPDRIINTFSVLPSPKVSTTVVEPYNATLSVNQLIGNADETFCIDNQALFNICSRTLKLPTPTYGDLNHLVSATMSGVTTPLRFPGQLNADLRKLAKNMIPSPRLHFFLSSFAPLTSQCSQPYRALTVTELTQQMFDARNMMAACNPRHGRYLRAAAIFRGRITTREVDEHMFCLRNKKSRDFADWLPHNVKTTVCDXPPRGLDRSATFIGNNTAIEELFKRVSEQCTVMFPRKAFLHWYKGQGMDEMEFTQAESNIKDLVSEYQQHQDAEEEEEEEEVEEEMEA from the exons ATGAGGGAGATCGTGTTCATGCAGGCCGGACAGTGTGGGAACCGGATGGGCGTCAAG TTCTGGGAGACGATCTCTGATGAACATGCCATCGACTCCACTGGCACCTATCAAGGGGACAACCAGGGGCAGCTGGAGCACATTAACGTGTACTACAACGAGGCCTGCG ATGGCAGGTACGTGCCCCGCGCTGTACTGGTGGATCTGGAGCCGGGCACCATGGACTCTGTGCGCTCTGGGCCCTTCGGGCAGATCTTCAGGCCAGACAACTTCATCTTTG GTCAGTGTGGGGCTGGAAACAACTGGGCCAAGGGGCACTACACAGAAGGCGCGGAGCTGATGGAGTCAGTGATGGAAGTTGTCAGAAAGGAGGCTGAGAGCTGTGACTGGCTGCAGGGTTTCCAGCTGACCCACTCCCTGGGTGGGGGGACGGGGTCTGGGATGGGTACCCTTCTGCTCAGTAAGATCCGGGAGGAGTACCCAGACAGGATCATAAACACATTCAGCGTCCTGCCCTCGCCCAAGGTGTCCACCACGGTGGTGGAACCGTATAACGCCACCTTGTCGGTTAACCAGCTCATAGGAAATGCAGATGAGACCTTCTGCATAGACAACCAAGCGTTATTCAACATCTGTTCCAGGACCCTAAAACTGCCCACACCCACCTATGGTGACCTGAACCACCTGGTGTCTGCCACCATGAGTGGGGTCACCACGCCCCTGCGCTTCCCAGGCCAGCTGAATGCTGACCTGCGGAAGCTGGCCAAGAACATGATCCCATCTCCCCGGCTGCATTTCTTCCTGTCTAGTTTTGCCCCACTGACCAGCCAGTGCAGCCAGCCCTACCGGGCCTTGACCGTGACAGAGCTTACCCAGCAGATGTTCGATGCTAGGAATATGATGGCCGCTTGCAACCCCCGTCATGGCCGCTACCTAAGGGCGGCTGCCATTTTCAGGGGTCGCATAACCACGAGGGAGGTGGATGAACACATGTTCTGCCTCCGAAATAAAAAAAGCAGGGACTTTGCTGACTGGCTCCCCCACAACGTCAAAACAACCGTCTGTG ATCCCCCCCGGGGGCTAGACAGGTCAGCCACCTTCATTGGGAACAACACGGCCATCGAGGAACTCTTCAAGCGTGTCTCAGAGCAGTGTACAGTAATGTTCCCGCGCAAGGCCTTCCTCCATTGGTATAAGGGCCAGGGGATGGATGAGATGGAATTTACTCAGGCGGAGAGCAACATAAAAGACCTGGTGTCTGAGTACCAACAGCATCAGGAtgccgaggaggaggaggaggaggaggagg